The region GGTCAACACGATGGGCGTGATCACCGCCGGGCCGATGAGCATGGGGTTGATTCAGATCCGTTCCACCACCAACCCCCGCTACCTGGCCTACCCAAGCCGGGAGGAGGCCGAAGCCCAGGCGAAGGTTCTGGGTTGTGAGGGGGTGCATCGCATGGGTGATCGCTACTGGATGCCCTGCAATGAACATCCCAAGTAGGGGAAAGCGTCAGTCCTGACAATTTGGGCAAAGGGCCCGCACATTCAGACTGGACTCGATCAATTTGAAGCCGAACTGCTGAGCGGCATCGGCGCCGGCCATTAGCACCGGCTCACTTTCGAATTCTTCGGTGCGTCCGCAGCGGATGCACACCACATGGTGGTGATCGCGGTGATCACCCTGGGCAAGCTCAAAGCGACGGCCCCCTTCACTGAGCTCCAACTCCTGCAGAAACCCCATGTCCGCCAGCAGGCGGAGGGTTCGGTACACGGTCGCCAGCGAGACCTTCAGCTGCAGGGATGCCAGTTGTTGATGCACCTCCTCTGCACTTAAGTGACAGCCGGAGCCGCGGTGTACGAACAACTCGAGAACCCGTTTCCGCTGGGGTGTCAGACGACGACCGTCCTGGTGGAGGCCCTGCTGAAGGGACCCATCGGTGGGAGCAGACGGGGAGGACAGCGACACCGACCAGGACCAGTTGTTCTCAACAGTAATCACTAATGAGAGGCTTCAGCACGGCTGCGGTGCGATCGCGATTCCGCGGATACGCTCCGGGGCATCGGCTTGCAGCGCTGCGTGGATCTCAACCTGCATCCTCGCCAGGACAACCCACGGCTCAAGGATGTGGACGCTCTTCTGGAGGGCTCCACGATCGTCGCCTGCATGGGGGATCGGCTGACCTTGGCCAGCTTTGGCATGGCGATGACGATCTGGCCGCGGCTTCTGGCAGCCGTCACCACCGCTGATGAGGCATTGCTCTGCGTGCGGCAGCACAAGCCCGATCTGTTGTTCGTGACCGAAGATCTTGAACAGGGTTACGGCATCAGCCTGATGCGTGAGGTGGAAGAGATCCACGCCCCCACTCGCACACTGATTTTTCTGCGACGTGAAAATCCGTTGGTCGTGAACGAAGCGCTTGAGGCTGGCGCCGATGGTGTGATGTTCATCTCTTCGATCGGGAGCCATCGCGGTGACTTCTTCAAGGCGCTGCAACGCACCCGTGACGGAGGTGTCTATTACCCCGATGCCATCCGTGCGATGGTCCGCGAAACGTCGCCCCAGGACCGAGATGCTCAGCTGTTGCTCGAGGATCTGTCCGAGCTGGAACTGGAGGTGCTGCGATTGCTGACTGCAGGTCAGACCAATCGCGAGATTTCAGACGAACTGTTTGTCTCTGCGGAGACGGTCAAAAGTCATGTCAGCGCCGTGATCGGAAAGCTTGGTGTGCGTGACCGCACCCAGGCGGCCATCTTTGCCATTCGGAATGGAAGAGATCTGATCCCGTCTGCGAAGTGATGCTGCAGTGCCGATAACGGTGATACGTTCCGCACACGGATCTCTGCGGAACGATGGAAACCCACGTCCTCACCTTCAGCATCACCAAGCCCTTCAGCGAATGGGCCAAGATTTATGACCAATCTGCGCCCTTCCAAAAAGCAGCCGGCATCACCTCGCTCTATCGCGGCGTCAGCAAAGACGACCCCAGCAAGGTGTGCGCGGTGATGCAAGCCCAACCCGGTGTGATGGAGCAGTTCATTGAAGACAACACCGAGTTGATCGTCTCTTCCGGTCACGTTCTGGAGAGCACCGTTAGCCAGGTGTTCCTCGCCGGCTGATGGGCTGGAATCCCGCCCGGGCCTGGACCAGTCAGGACCCTGTGGGGGGGTATCGCCACTTTCAGCTGGTTCTGCAGGGTGGTCGTGGCGATCAGCGTTGGGTTGAGCTGGCGGCGGTGCTGGCTCCGGGGTACCGCGAGCGGGTGCTCTGGCGAGATCTGAAGGACCGCTCCCGCTGGATCAGTGGTTGGCAGTCCATCCCCGAGAGCCATGCGGATCCTGCAGCTGAGTGACCCCCATCTGGTGGCAGCCGATGCGCCCCTGGTGCGTGAACGCCCGGCCATGGCCCTTCTGGAACGGGCCTTGCTGGAAGGGCAGCGCGAGAATCCCGATCTTGTGCTGATCAGCGGTGATCTCTGCCAGGACGAGAGCTGGGGAGGCTATGTCCGCCTGCGACGACTGCTGGAGGCCCATGTCCATGGTCCGGTGGGGCTGTTGCCCGGCAACCACGATCACCCGCTGCTGCTGAAGGCCGTGCTGGGTCGTCGTTTCTGCACGGCTCCCGCCGAGTTGATTGTTCAAGGCACGCGGCTGGTTCTGCTCAACAGCCACCGCAGCGGTTGTTCCGCCGGTTGGCTCGGGCCACACCAGCTGCAGTGGTTGCAGCAGCGACTCGCTGATCCAATGCGCCGGGATCTTCCTCTGGTGGTGGCCCTGCATCACCCGCCGGTGGCCATCGGTCATCCCGTGATGGACACGATGAATCTCAGCGATCACCACCAGCTGGCAGCCATTATTCAGCCCCACGCTGCGCTGCGAGCTGTGGTTTTCGGTCATATCCATCAGCACTGGCACGGAACCTGGCCCCAGCGTCCGGATGTCCCCCTGCTTGGCTGTCCGTCCACTCTGCGCAGTTTTCAGTGCGTGCAGCCCTGCCCGTTGGGCCGGGCGGAGGACCCGGGGGGGCGTCTTCTGGAGATTCACACCGACGGCAGCCTCAGCCAGCGTGTGCTGCGCTGGTCCCCCTGTTGAGCTCAGCCCATTCCCCTCTGGGATTCACGGAAGGCCTTCAATTTGTCGATGTCCTTCTCCTCATCAATGCTGTAGT is a window of Synechococcus sp. A15-24 DNA encoding:
- a CDS encoding Fur family transcriptional regulator, with product MSLSSPSAPTDGSLQQGLHQDGRRLTPQRKRVLELFVHRGSGCHLSAEEVHQQLASLQLKVSLATVYRTLRLLADMGFLQELELSEGGRRFELAQGDHRDHHHVVCIRCGRTEEFESEPVLMAGADAAQQFGFKLIESSLNVRALCPNCQD
- a CDS encoding response regulator transcription factor gives rise to the protein MQRCVDLNLHPRQDNPRLKDVDALLEGSTIVACMGDRLTLASFGMAMTIWPRLLAAVTTADEALLCVRQHKPDLLFVTEDLEQGYGISLMREVEEIHAPTRTLIFLRRENPLVVNEALEAGADGVMFISSIGSHRGDFFKALQRTRDGGVYYPDAIRAMVRETSPQDRDAQLLLEDLSELELEVLRLLTAGQTNREISDELFVSAETVKSHVSAVIGKLGVRDRTQAAIFAIRNGRDLIPSAK
- a CDS encoding DUF3764 family protein, with the protein product METHVLTFSITKPFSEWAKIYDQSAPFQKAAGITSLYRGVSKDDPSKVCAVMQAQPGVMEQFIEDNTELIVSSGHVLESTVSQVFLAG
- a CDS encoding TIGR02450 family Trp-rich protein, whose amino-acid sequence is MGWNPARAWTSQDPVGGYRHFQLVLQGGRGDQRWVELAAVLAPGYRERVLWRDLKDRSRWISGWQSIPESHADPAAE
- a CDS encoding metallophosphoesterase; the encoded protein is MRILQLSDPHLVAADAPLVRERPAMALLERALLEGQRENPDLVLISGDLCQDESWGGYVRLRRLLEAHVHGPVGLLPGNHDHPLLLKAVLGRRFCTAPAELIVQGTRLVLLNSHRSGCSAGWLGPHQLQWLQQRLADPMRRDLPLVVALHHPPVAIGHPVMDTMNLSDHHQLAAIIQPHAALRAVVFGHIHQHWHGTWPQRPDVPLLGCPSTLRSFQCVQPCPLGRAEDPGGRLLEIHTDGSLSQRVLRWSPC